In Pseudomonas oryzicola, one DNA window encodes the following:
- a CDS encoding Flp family type IVb pilin: MTLQTIKASVTKFVKDEDGLTVVEYAVAGGLIALVLVTAFTNLGTAVKTKINALITALGGTPAP; encoded by the coding sequence ATGACTCTGCAAACAATCAAGGCTTCGGTCACGAAGTTTGTCAAAGACGAAGACGGCCTGACCGTCGTGGAATATGCAGTAGCCGGTGGGTTGATCGCCCTCGTTCTGGTGACGGCTTTTACCAACTTGGGCACTGCGGTCAAGACCAAGATCAACGCGCTGATCACTGCCCTCGGCGGTACCCCTGCTCCTTGA
- a CDS encoding A24 family peptidase produces the protein MSAESLSAIVVLLGLLGIAVVGDLRSHRIPNLLILLGLGLGLAGQVHAAGFAGLGNGVLGMLIGFTVFIPMYALGGMAAGDVKLMAMVGTFLTPHDALSAALLSLIAGGVWGMSIVLIRGQLKQTLQRYWLVLTAQAYFAPTADEVAGKPFPYSVAILSGTLVSLFWQPLGQ, from the coding sequence ATGTCAGCAGAGTCTCTGTCCGCCATTGTCGTGCTGCTAGGGCTGTTGGGCATTGCGGTGGTTGGCGATCTTCGCAGCCACCGCATTCCCAACCTGTTGATCTTGTTGGGGCTGGGGTTGGGGTTGGCAGGCCAGGTTCATGCAGCAGGATTTGCCGGGCTGGGTAATGGCGTGCTGGGCATGTTGATAGGTTTTACCGTTTTCATTCCGATGTACGCGCTGGGGGGCATGGCCGCCGGCGACGTTAAGTTGATGGCCATGGTCGGTACCTTCCTTACACCGCATGACGCACTTTCGGCTGCACTTCTCAGCCTGATAGCCGGCGGCGTATGGGGGATGTCGATAGTGTTAATACGCGGACAGTTGAAACAGACTTTGCAACGCTATTGGTTGGTGTTGACGGCTCAGGCCTATTTTGCACCGACGGCCGATGAAGTTGCAGGCAAGCCTTTTCCTTATTCAGTCGCGATCCTGTCCGGAACCCTTGTCAGCCTTTTCTGGCAACCGCTTGGCCAATAG
- a CDS encoding AAA family ATPase, with amino-acid sequence MYALRDSGACAFAKEAVQSLAPQPRTVRETGLAESFLGDLLCKHLHDAGTLDLARLVERLALTGAVVEEVLAFLRKEGRVEVLGQVGVQSGGQALRFGLTERGRSTARDALARSGYIGAAPFPVGAYRDLLKLQTIHHGCITTQDMQTAFAGVVLAEGMLDQLGVALNSGRAIMIYGPAGTGKTYISSRLIRLFGEAIWVPRAIEINESIIEVFDPQVHQPLEEEGQQNSLLLNEGIDRRLVRCKRPVVITGGELGMEQLDIRFDSASRQYQASLQLKASNGLFIIDDMGRQRMAPAELLNRWIVPMEEKRDFLNLGGGRHCELPFDLVLVFSTNLNPLELADEAFLRRIGYKLQFSYLKVDEYERIWRQECERLGLVYEPSLLRYALQALYEAEGVPLVPCHPRDLLSMALDRQRYLGGEGPLSAQELKWAWQNYFVQIDFLG; translated from the coding sequence ATGTACGCACTCAGAGACAGTGGTGCCTGCGCCTTCGCCAAGGAAGCAGTGCAAAGCCTGGCACCTCAGCCACGTACAGTTCGCGAAACTGGCCTGGCCGAAAGCTTTCTCGGTGATTTGCTGTGCAAGCACCTGCACGACGCCGGAACGCTGGATCTGGCGCGCCTGGTAGAGCGCCTGGCGCTGACCGGTGCAGTGGTGGAAGAAGTGTTGGCCTTCCTGCGCAAGGAAGGCCGCGTCGAGGTGCTGGGCCAGGTCGGTGTGCAATCGGGTGGGCAGGCGCTGCGCTTCGGCCTGACCGAGCGCGGCCGCAGTACTGCCCGTGATGCACTGGCGCGCAGCGGTTATATCGGCGCGGCGCCTTTCCCGGTAGGTGCCTACCGGGACCTGCTCAAGCTGCAGACCATCCACCATGGCTGCATCACTACCCAGGACATGCAAACCGCCTTCGCAGGCGTGGTGCTTGCGGAGGGTATGCTCGATCAACTGGGCGTAGCGCTGAACTCCGGGCGCGCCATCATGATTTACGGCCCTGCAGGCACTGGCAAGACCTACATCAGCAGCCGCCTGATTCGCCTGTTCGGGGAGGCCATCTGGGTCCCCCGTGCCATCGAGATCAACGAGTCGATCATCGAGGTCTTCGACCCCCAGGTGCATCAGCCCCTGGAGGAGGAGGGCCAACAGAACAGCCTGCTGCTCAACGAAGGGATCGATCGGCGGCTGGTGCGCTGCAAGCGCCCGGTTGTCATCACCGGCGGCGAACTGGGCATGGAGCAACTGGATATCCGCTTCGACTCCGCGAGCCGCCAATACCAGGCATCCTTGCAGCTCAAGGCCAGCAATGGCCTGTTCATCATCGACGACATGGGCCGCCAGCGCATGGCCCCGGCCGAGCTGCTCAATAGGTGGATCGTGCCGATGGAAGAGAAGCGCGACTTCCTCAACCTGGGGGGCGGGCGCCATTGCGAACTGCCGTTCGACCTGGTGCTGGTGTTCTCCACCAATCTCAATCCGCTGGAGTTGGCCGACGAGGCCTTTTTACGGCGCATTGGCTATAAGCTGCAATTCAGCTACCTGAAAGTCGATGAGTACGAGCGCATCTGGCGCCAGGAGTGCGAGCGCCTGGGCCTGGTGTACGAACCGTCGCTGTTGCGCTATGCGCTGCAGGCACTCTACGAGGCCGAAGGCGTGCCGTTGGTGCCATGCCACCCGCGCGACCTGCTGAGCATGGCGCTCGACCGCCAGCGTTATCTGGGCGGCGAGGGGCCGTTGTCGGCGCAGGAACTGAAATGGGCCTGGCAAAACTACTTCGTCCAGATCGACTTCCTTGGATAA
- the cpaB gene encoding Flp pilus assembly protein CpaB codes for MSARTPILVAVSLTLGLGAALMANNWLNGRLKASPDDNMKSVVIATVEIPFGQMIEAQQVTLVRMPKDTVPDDAFDSTEKVQGKIATFALLRGDVLRSARVAEHLGGSTLASLIAPDKRAISVRVDDVVGVGGFLLPGNRVDVLATRQSDGSSNQAESTTILQNLRVLAVDQTAGTDKTQPVVVRAVTLEMSAKEAEVLVKAQSEGKLQLALRNPLDAQKPAPVVAAAEPVKAAPPVIKPQPKPVLNRGSGGGAITIIRGTEVEIAKARF; via the coding sequence ATGAGCGCCCGTACGCCGATCCTGGTTGCCGTTTCCCTGACCCTGGGACTTGGCGCCGCCTTGATGGCCAACAACTGGCTGAACGGGCGGCTCAAGGCCAGCCCGGATGACAACATGAAGAGCGTGGTGATCGCCACGGTGGAGATCCCGTTCGGGCAGATGATCGAGGCCCAGCAGGTCACCTTGGTGCGCATGCCCAAGGATACCGTGCCCGACGATGCCTTCGACAGTACTGAAAAGGTGCAAGGCAAGATCGCCACCTTCGCCCTGCTGCGTGGCGATGTGCTGCGCAGCGCGCGGGTGGCCGAGCACCTGGGTGGCAGTACCCTGGCGTCGTTGATTGCCCCCGACAAACGGGCCATTTCGGTGCGTGTGGACGATGTGGTCGGGGTAGGCGGGTTCCTCTTGCCGGGTAACCGGGTCGACGTGCTGGCGACCCGGCAAAGCGATGGCAGCAGTAACCAGGCCGAGTCCACCACCATCCTCCAGAACCTGCGGGTGTTGGCTGTGGACCAGACGGCAGGGACCGACAAGACCCAACCGGTGGTGGTGCGTGCCGTGACCCTGGAAATGTCGGCCAAAGAGGCAGAGGTGCTGGTCAAGGCGCAATCCGAAGGGAAGCTGCAACTGGCCTTGCGTAACCCGCTGGACGCGCAGAAACCAGCTCCAGTGGTTGCCGCTGCCGAGCCGGTCAAGGCTGCGCCGCCAGTGATCAAGCCCCAACCGAAACCGGTGCTGAATCGCGGCAGTGGCGGTGGCGCTATCACCATCATTCGCGGGACTGAAGTCGAAATAGCGAAAGCAAGATTTTAA
- a CDS encoding type II and III secretion system protein family protein, which yields MNTWQRVGLYLLCGLGMQLLIAGATQAEGLGSEFSSLPAANGNAIQVPIFKSRTISSRTAVRKISVGNPEIADILITSPTQLYLLGRSLGTTNVLLWDANNRLIETFDVEVVHDLTGLKTKLHQLLPAENIEVFSAQGALVLRGQVSSAAAMDTAMKVAKTYAAQTSSVVQGKGEAAAAAPAQSLEVINLLSVGGGQQVMLEVKVAEMQRSLIKNLNVRFNALGSGGNWSGGGFNNGQGLGLTPGGGSILSPGSLIGGGKGLFAQFLSDDFLFNVVLEASKDNGSAKVLAEPTLTTLSGQQAEFISGGEFPVPITEDDGITIEYKEFGVGVKFMPVVLDSGRINLNLNVSVSELSNANSLVLDTGLGSILGDSVAQVIPSLTKRSAESTVELGNGQTIAIAGLISENTRDFVSRFPGLGDLPVLGHLFRSQSFINGETELVILVTPHLAKPVDAKAVRLPTEKFVEPSDLDFYLLGKTKGSEPGRAVPVSLGVSNGNFGHDLN from the coding sequence ATGAATACTTGGCAGAGAGTAGGGCTGTACCTGTTGTGCGGGCTGGGCATGCAGTTGCTGATCGCTGGCGCTACCCAGGCGGAAGGCTTGGGGTCTGAGTTCAGCTCCCTGCCAGCGGCCAACGGCAATGCGATTCAGGTACCGATCTTCAAGTCGCGTACTATCAGCAGCCGTACAGCGGTCAGGAAAATTTCGGTCGGCAACCCTGAAATTGCCGACATCCTCATTACCAGCCCAACCCAGCTCTACCTGCTCGGGCGGTCCCTGGGCACTACCAACGTGCTGCTGTGGGACGCCAACAACCGCTTGATCGAGACCTTCGATGTGGAAGTGGTGCATGACCTCACCGGGCTCAAGACCAAACTGCACCAGCTGCTGCCCGCAGAGAACATCGAGGTGTTCAGCGCCCAGGGCGCGCTGGTGCTGCGCGGCCAGGTGAGCAGCGCTGCGGCCATGGACACGGCGATGAAGGTCGCCAAGACCTATGCCGCGCAAACCTCGAGCGTGGTGCAAGGCAAGGGCGAGGCTGCCGCAGCGGCACCGGCCCAGTCGCTGGAGGTGATCAACCTGCTCAGCGTCGGTGGTGGCCAGCAGGTGATGCTGGAGGTCAAGGTGGCCGAGATGCAGCGCAGCCTGATCAAGAACCTCAACGTGCGCTTCAATGCCCTTGGCTCTGGCGGCAACTGGAGCGGTGGCGGCTTCAACAATGGCCAGGGGCTGGGCCTGACACCCGGTGGCGGCTCGATCCTTTCGCCCGGTTCGCTGATAGGTGGTGGCAAAGGCCTGTTCGCCCAGTTCCTGTCCGACGACTTCCTGTTCAACGTGGTACTCGAGGCGTCCAAGGACAATGGTTCTGCCAAGGTGCTGGCCGAACCCACCCTGACCACCCTGAGCGGCCAGCAGGCAGAGTTCATTTCTGGTGGCGAGTTCCCGGTGCCGATCACCGAGGACGATGGCATTACCATCGAGTACAAGGAATTCGGGGTCGGGGTGAAGTTCATGCCGGTGGTGCTCGATTCCGGCCGCATCAACCTCAACCTGAATGTCTCGGTGAGCGAGCTTTCCAACGCCAACTCGCTGGTGCTCGACACCGGCCTCGGCAGCATCCTGGGCGACAGTGTGGCCCAGGTGATTCCGTCACTGACCAAGCGCAGTGCCGAGTCCACGGTCGAACTGGGCAATGGCCAGACCATCGCCATCGCCGGCCTGATCAGCGAAAACACCCGTGACTTCGTCAGCCGGTTCCCGGGGCTGGGGGATCTGCCGGTGCTCGGCCACCTGTTCCGCAGCCAGTCGTTCATCAACGGCGAAACCGAACTGGTGATCCTGGTGACACCGCACCTGGCCAAGCCCGTGGATGCCAAGGCGGTACGTCTGCCCACCGAGAAATTCGTCGAACCCAGTGACCTGGACTTCTACCTGCTCGGCAAGACCAAGGGCAGCGAGCCCGGTCGCGCGGTCCCCGTCAGCCTTGGGGTCAGCAATGGCAACTTTGGCCATGATCTGAACTGA
- a CDS encoding TadE/TadG family type IV pilus assembly protein, with protein MMTPRAQRAFTAWPGQQRGAVTVIIVIALVAILMMAALVLDGGHMLLNKTRLQNAVDAAALSGAKTLSQVMGAGNAASATRDAALFTLNENAKAAGNQELLTAIGGNLGAFAVVELADNVYGPFSFPGPANASYVRVKVANYSLAGYFWSIAQSIGTGTVGAKSLTAIATAGPSPTSPCSLAPLLVCGDPAKYNPDTGMFWGYRFGDLEVLKSAAKNSDPIGPGNFQLLDFGAGGKEVGDLLAGGGSVCRNVGDSVDTKPGNTVGPSVQGLNTRFGDYTGPYRSSDYPPDLVTTYSNPLMTYNDAVAPARVEYGGKPVASSNGNLSAGGTQLFDYNDYAARAAACVAGGGTGCESNGVFERRILRIVVGDCSGKNAGATSIPVLGFGCFYVLQPAQSVGGDSQIFGQFVKQCDGDNVPGPTPQDDAGPQIIQLYKTFINGSGTPSIDS; from the coding sequence ATCATGACTCCTCGAGCTCAACGTGCGTTCACCGCCTGGCCAGGCCAGCAGCGGGGGGCAGTGACTGTCATTATCGTGATCGCCCTGGTCGCGATACTGATGATGGCGGCGTTGGTGCTCGATGGCGGCCATATGCTGTTGAACAAGACCCGCCTGCAGAACGCCGTGGATGCAGCTGCCCTGAGTGGCGCGAAAACCCTGAGCCAGGTAATGGGTGCAGGCAACGCCGCCAGTGCCACACGGGATGCCGCGCTGTTTACCCTGAACGAGAATGCCAAGGCTGCGGGCAACCAGGAACTGCTCACGGCCATCGGGGGCAACCTTGGGGCATTTGCCGTGGTGGAGCTGGCCGACAACGTCTATGGTCCGTTCTCCTTCCCCGGGCCAGCCAATGCCAGCTATGTGCGGGTCAAGGTCGCGAACTACTCGCTGGCGGGTTATTTCTGGAGCATCGCCCAGTCGATCGGTACCGGCACCGTCGGTGCCAAGAGCCTGACAGCGATCGCCACCGCCGGGCCGAGCCCGACCAGCCCCTGTAGCCTTGCGCCGCTGCTGGTGTGTGGCGACCCGGCAAAATACAACCCGGATACCGGTATGTTCTGGGGATATCGCTTCGGTGACCTGGAGGTGTTGAAGTCTGCCGCCAAGAACAGCGACCCGATAGGCCCCGGCAATTTCCAGCTGCTCGACTTCGGCGCGGGCGGCAAGGAGGTGGGCGACCTCCTGGCAGGCGGCGGCTCGGTTTGTCGTAACGTTGGTGACAGCGTCGACACCAAGCCTGGCAACACCGTCGGCCCTTCCGTCCAAGGCCTGAATACGCGCTTTGGCGACTACACCGGGCCATACAGGAGCAGCGACTATCCGCCTGACCTGGTGACCACCTACAGCAATCCGCTGATGACGTACAACGACGCTGTCGCACCCGCGCGGGTGGAGTATGGCGGCAAACCTGTTGCTTCTAGCAATGGCAACCTCTCGGCCGGTGGCACCCAGCTGTTCGACTACAACGACTATGCCGCACGTGCTGCGGCGTGTGTCGCGGGTGGGGGAACCGGGTGCGAGTCAAACGGGGTGTTCGAGCGCAGGATACTGCGGATCGTGGTCGGCGACTGTTCGGGCAAGAATGCAGGAGCGACCTCGATTCCGGTGCTCGGCTTCGGCTGTTTCTACGTGCTCCAGCCAGCCCAGAGCGTTGGAGGGGACTCGCAGATCTTCGGCCAGTTCGTCAAGCAGTGCGATGGCGACAACGTACCCGGGCCCACGCCGCAGGACGATGCAGGCCCGCAGATCATTCAGCTGTACAAGACCTTCATCAATGGCAGTGGCACACCGAGCATCGACTCCTAG
- a CDS encoding TadE/TadG family type IV pilus assembly protein, translated as MELHRLKRARRQQGVAIVEFTLTLPLLLLTLLVFGEFGRMLYQYNSLLQGSRDAARYVASRAWNATLGQVEVSPDLECMTKYVAVFGAPSAPPCSLSGMPANTTVQVAKVAGTTDHVQVTISYVFSPLIASGIPAFVGNSVALNFPLVATTVMRAL; from the coding sequence ATGGAACTTCACCGGCTCAAGCGCGCGCGGCGCCAGCAAGGGGTGGCAATCGTCGAGTTCACGCTGACCCTGCCATTGCTGTTGCTGACCTTGCTGGTCTTTGGCGAATTCGGCCGCATGCTCTACCAGTACAACAGCTTGTTGCAGGGCAGCCGTGATGCTGCACGTTACGTCGCCAGCCGAGCCTGGAACGCGACCCTTGGCCAGGTCGAAGTAAGCCCCGACCTCGAGTGCATGACCAAATACGTGGCGGTGTTCGGTGCCCCTTCCGCGCCGCCCTGCAGCCTGAGCGGGATGCCGGCCAACACCACCGTACAGGTGGCCAAGGTGGCGGGTACCACCGACCACGTGCAGGTGACCATCAGCTATGTGTTTTCCCCGCTGATCGCCAGCGGCATTCCGGCCTTTGTCGGCAACAGCGTGGCGCTGAACTTCCCGCTGGTTGCCACCACCGTGATGAGGGCACTGTGA
- a CDS encoding TadE/TadG family type IV pilus assembly protein, which yields MMKRSMQGVYVVEFAFISVLLFTLLFGVLEMGRLYYTVNVLNESVRRGARLAAVCNISDPVVLRRAIFNSAGDSGVSSLLADLDTGDLTLRYLDQNGAPVASPGDLVNASGFAAVRYVQLTLQNFQFSLFIPGFGVPITLPVFKATLPRESLGRHPRADVAPEITPC from the coding sequence GTGATGAAGCGCAGCATGCAGGGGGTGTATGTGGTGGAGTTCGCCTTCATCAGCGTATTGCTGTTCACCCTGTTGTTTGGGGTGCTGGAAATGGGGCGGCTGTATTACACCGTGAATGTGCTGAACGAATCCGTACGGCGGGGAGCACGCCTGGCGGCGGTATGCAATATCAGCGACCCGGTCGTGCTGCGCCGGGCGATCTTCAACAGCGCCGGTGACAGTGGCGTCAGCAGCCTGTTGGCCGACCTGGACACCGGTGACCTGACTCTGCGGTACCTGGACCAGAACGGCGCGCCGGTGGCCAGCCCCGGTGACCTGGTGAATGCCAGCGGATTTGCCGCTGTGCGCTATGTCCAGCTGACCCTGCAGAACTTCCAGTTCAGCCTGTTCATTCCAGGTTTTGGGGTACCCATCACCTTGCCCGTATTCAAGGCGACCCTGCCTCGCGAAAGCCTTGGCCGTCATCCCAGGGCGGACGTCGCACCGGAGATCACACCATGCTGA
- a CDS encoding AAA family ATPase, whose protein sequence is MLNLSEASVSATSSKSRKRLLISSSDALALRQLQEICQRIPALEVNVRQVGNGHNDPLFGLDRMPDFLLLRVGQLWREELAALLQRPAHERPPLLLCGLLDDREGMRLAMQAGARDFLPEPIVATELIAALGRMVTETQTSSESTGKLVAVMNAKGGSGGTVLACNLAHQLSLKGNALLLDLDLQFGSVSHHLDVAQSHSQLDVLQQIKEMDGVALRGFCSHFSPSLHVLGSRANELCLPQDVQAEQLDRLLQLARANYDWVVADLPRQIDHITATVLEQADRVYVVMQQSVNHLRDASALARILRDDLGVRGNQLEVVVNRYDKAAPVSLKDIGEALRCTNIVKLPNDFSVINQSQNTGVPLALQAPRSAIAQALRGLAEALAGEAVATDNGLFKRAFKRVFRG, encoded by the coding sequence ATGCTGAATTTGAGTGAAGCCTCTGTATCCGCTACTTCCAGCAAGTCCAGGAAGCGCCTGTTGATCAGCAGCTCGGACGCGTTGGCCTTGCGCCAGTTGCAGGAAATCTGCCAGCGCATTCCGGCACTCGAGGTCAATGTTCGGCAGGTGGGCAATGGCCATAACGACCCGCTGTTCGGCCTGGACCGGATGCCCGACTTCCTGCTGTTGCGCGTCGGCCAGCTGTGGCGCGAGGAGCTGGCAGCCCTGTTGCAACGCCCGGCCCACGAACGCCCGCCGCTGTTGCTGTGTGGCCTGCTGGATGATCGGGAAGGCATGCGCCTGGCGATGCAGGCCGGGGCGCGCGATTTTCTGCCGGAGCCGATCGTGGCCACGGAGCTTATCGCGGCCTTGGGCCGTATGGTCACGGAGACCCAGACCAGCAGCGAGTCGACCGGCAAGCTGGTCGCGGTGATGAATGCCAAGGGCGGCTCCGGTGGCACGGTACTGGCCTGTAACCTGGCGCATCAGTTGAGCCTCAAGGGCAACGCCCTGTTGCTTGACCTGGACCTGCAGTTCGGCAGCGTGTCGCATCACCTGGATGTTGCCCAGTCGCACAGCCAACTGGACGTGCTGCAGCAGATAAAAGAGATGGATGGTGTCGCCCTGCGCGGCTTCTGCAGCCATTTCAGCCCCTCGCTGCATGTGCTTGGCAGCCGCGCCAATGAGCTGTGCCTGCCGCAGGATGTCCAGGCCGAACAGCTCGACAGGCTGCTGCAGCTGGCGCGCGCCAACTATGACTGGGTGGTGGCGGACCTGCCACGGCAGATCGACCACATCACTGCTACGGTGCTGGAACAGGCTGACCGGGTTTATGTCGTCATGCAGCAAAGTGTCAATCACCTGCGTGACGCCAGCGCCCTGGCGCGCATTCTGCGGGATGACCTGGGCGTACGGGGCAACCAGCTCGAGGTGGTGGTCAACCGCTACGACAAGGCGGCCCCGGTCAGCCTCAAGGACATCGGCGAGGCGCTGCGCTGTACCAATATCGTGAAACTGCCCAATGACTTCAGCGTCATCAACCAGAGCCAGAACACCGGTGTGCCGTTGGCTTTGCAAGCGCCTCGGTCTGCCATCGCCCAGGCGTTGCGTGGCCTGGCCGAGGCGCTGGCTGGCGAAGCGGTGGCCACTGACAACGGCTTGTTCAAGCGCGCATTCAAGCGTGTCTTTCGGGGGTGA
- a CDS encoding CpaF family protein yields MLNDFRNRLRKQTGTPEAASPPMQSGGVKDAAEALMAWEQAAPDVLFETRTQVTQVEAEWREKTYQQLLKVMDLSLLDSLGQAEAVRQIRDICQRLLDEQSAPVSSASRQLIIKQITDEVLGLGPLEPLLADHTVSDILVNGHDSVYVERFGKLQRTDVRFRDDQHLLNIIDRIVSSLGRRIDESSPLVDARLKDGSRVNAIIPPLAIDGPSISIRRFAVDLLNTESLIQTGALTPAIALLLKAIVRGRLNVLISGGTGCGKTTMLNVLSSFIPHNERIVTIEDSAELQLQQPHVVRLETRPANIEGRGEVGQRELVRNSLRMRPDRIVIGEVRGAEALDMLTAMNTGHDGSLTTIHANTARDALGRIENMVLMSGATFPIKAMRQQIASAIDVVIQLERQEDGKRRLVSVQEINGMEGEIITMTEIFSFVRNGVGEQGQVLGDFRPSGMVPAFRDALAKRGIELPLAMFRPEWMEARQP; encoded by the coding sequence ATGCTCAACGACTTCCGTAACCGTTTACGCAAACAGACTGGCACCCCGGAGGCCGCCTCGCCGCCCATGCAAAGTGGCGGCGTGAAGGATGCGGCAGAGGCGCTGATGGCCTGGGAGCAAGCAGCACCGGATGTGCTTTTCGAAACCAGAACCCAGGTCACCCAGGTGGAAGCCGAATGGCGCGAGAAGACCTATCAGCAACTGCTGAAGGTCATGGACCTGTCCTTGCTCGACTCGCTCGGGCAGGCCGAGGCCGTGCGCCAGATCCGCGACATCTGCCAACGCCTGCTCGACGAGCAGTCGGCGCCGGTGAGCTCAGCCAGCCGCCAGTTGATCATCAAGCAGATCACCGACGAAGTGCTCGGCCTCGGCCCTTTGGAGCCGTTGCTGGCTGACCACACGGTGTCCGACATCCTGGTGAATGGCCATGACTCGGTGTACGTCGAACGGTTCGGCAAGTTGCAGCGCACCGACGTGCGTTTCCGCGATGACCAGCACCTGCTGAACATCATCGATCGCATCGTCTCCAGCCTGGGCCGACGCATCGACGAGTCGTCGCCGTTGGTCGATGCCCGGCTCAAGGACGGTTCGCGGGTCAATGCGATCATCCCTCCACTGGCCATCGATGGGCCCAGTATCTCCATCCGCCGCTTTGCCGTGGACCTGCTCAATACCGAAAGCCTGATCCAGACGGGCGCGTTGACGCCAGCCATCGCCTTGCTGCTCAAGGCGATCGTGCGGGGACGGTTGAACGTGTTGATTTCCGGCGGCACGGGCTGCGGCAAGACCACCATGCTCAATGTGCTGTCCAGTTTCATTCCGCACAACGAACGGATTGTCACCATCGAGGACTCGGCCGAGCTGCAACTGCAGCAGCCGCATGTGGTACGCCTGGAAACCCGGCCGGCGAACATCGAGGGGCGCGGCGAGGTCGGCCAGCGCGAGCTGGTGCGCAACAGCCTGCGGATGCGCCCCGACCGCATCGTGATCGGCGAGGTGCGTGGCGCCGAGGCGCTGGACATGCTGACGGCGATGAACACCGGCCACGATGGTTCGCTGACCACCATCCACGCCAACACCGCGCGCGATGCCCTGGGCCGGATCGAGAACATGGTGCTGATGTCTGGCGCCACGTTCCCGATCAAGGCCATGCGCCAGCAGATCGCATCGGCCATCGATGTGGTGATCCAGCTGGAGCGCCAGGAAGACGGCAAGCGGCGCCTGGTCAGTGTGCAGGAGATCAACGGCATGGAAGGCGAAATCATCACCATGACCGAGATCTTCTCCTTCGTGCGCAATGGTGTGGGCGAGCAAGGCCAGGTACTTGGTGACTTCCGCCCGAGCGGCATGGTCCCGGCGTTCCGCGATGCCCTGGCCAAACGTGGTATCGAGTTGCCGCTGGCGATGTTCAGGCCTGAATGGATGGAGGCTCGTCAGCCATGA
- a CDS encoding type II secretion system F family protein, which produces MSQIPGEYILVFLGMVFIAVFLLSQGLVVPVFGEAGKVRKRIRGRLAILERASHLPNMQTVLRQKYLTRLSPLEARLEQLPFMATLTQMIEQAGHEYRAYRVLLTGLVLAAASGMLVWLFLPYWWLALAAAFVAFWLPLLKIIRDRGKRFAKFEEGLPDALEAMCRALRAGHPFNETLRLVADEHKGPVAQEFGLTFADINYGNDVRRAMLGLLERMPSMTVMMLVTSILIHRETGGNLTEVLERLSNLIRGRFRFQRKVKTMSAEGRMSAWILVAIPFLLAAAIIVTSPDYLTLLIKDPTGQMFVMGAFGSMLVGIFWIRRIIRIQI; this is translated from the coding sequence ATGAGCCAGATACCCGGCGAATACATCCTGGTGTTTCTCGGCATGGTGTTCATTGCCGTGTTTCTGCTCAGCCAGGGGCTGGTGGTGCCCGTGTTTGGCGAGGCGGGCAAGGTGCGCAAGCGTATCCGCGGCCGCCTGGCGATCCTGGAGCGGGCAAGCCACCTGCCGAACATGCAGACCGTGTTGCGGCAGAAATACCTGACACGTCTGTCGCCGCTGGAGGCGCGGCTCGAGCAGTTGCCGTTCATGGCCACGCTGACGCAGATGATCGAGCAGGCCGGGCATGAATACCGCGCCTACCGGGTACTGTTGACCGGGCTCGTGCTGGCAGCGGCGAGCGGCATGCTGGTCTGGCTGTTCCTGCCTTACTGGTGGCTGGCGCTGGCGGCTGCGTTCGTGGCGTTCTGGTTGCCACTGCTGAAGATCATCCGGGACCGTGGCAAGCGTTTCGCCAAGTTCGAGGAAGGTTTGCCGGATGCGCTGGAGGCCATGTGCCGGGCCTTGCGTGCCGGGCACCCGTTCAATGAAACCCTGCGCCTGGTAGCGGATGAGCACAAGGGGCCGGTGGCACAGGAATTCGGCCTGACCTTCGCCGACATCAACTACGGCAATGATGTGCGCCGGGCCATGCTCGGCCTGCTGGAGCGCATGCCCAGCATGACGGTGATGATGCTGGTGACCTCGATCCTGATTCATCGCGAGACCGGCGGCAACCTGACCGAAGTGCTGGAGCGCCTGAGCAACCTGATCCGTGGGCGTTTCCGCTTTCAGCGCAAGGTCAAGACCATGTCGGCCGAAGGGCGGATGTCGGCCTGGATATTGGTGGCCATACCCTTTCTGCTGGCGGCAGCGATCATTGTCACAAGCCCGGACTACCTGACGTTGCTGATCAAGGATCCTACCGGGCAGATGTTCGTCATGGGGGCCTTTGGCTCAATGTTGGTGGGGATTTTCTGGATTCGTCGAATTATCCGTATCCAGATTTAG